A single genomic interval of Candidatus Tanganyikabacteria bacterium harbors:
- a CDS encoding HDOD domain-containing protein produces MANTELANFLLSKVDQLPAVASLASLWAEDGRLAPDAMDKVSAALADDPELAGQVTAMGGGASLQGAVMALGLKTVESLMVSKAAEDTASSINPETLELMQGNLWRHSKIVGYCCQLLAKEVGYQNTNDAFVAGLFHDIGKAVLNRYAFEEINAVLRVTSAKAKALFTAEDEAFGFNHSYIGAKIVGRWGLPDQIREAVEFHHTPEKATNDVQLTEIVHLGNVLVNWIQMKLGLKSNFYPLRPYILDKFNIPTERLRQIAEEANEIVQSTAAT; encoded by the coding sequence ATGGCTAACACCGAACTTGCGAATTTCCTCCTCTCGAAGGTGGATCAACTCCCGGCGGTCGCCTCGCTGGCAAGCCTCTGGGCGGAAGATGGACGGCTCGCGCCCGACGCGATGGACAAGGTCTCCGCGGCCCTCGCGGATGATCCGGAGCTCGCGGGCCAGGTCACGGCCATGGGCGGCGGCGCGTCGCTCCAGGGCGCGGTGATGGCCCTCGGCCTCAAGACGGTCGAGAGCCTGATGGTCTCGAAGGCCGCCGAGGACACCGCATCGTCGATCAACCCCGAGACGCTCGAGCTGATGCAGGGCAATCTGTGGCGCCACAGCAAGATCGTGGGCTACTGCTGCCAGTTGCTCGCCAAGGAGGTCGGCTACCAGAACACCAATGACGCGTTCGTGGCCGGGTTGTTCCATGACATCGGCAAGGCGGTGCTCAATCGCTACGCCTTCGAGGAGATCAACGCCGTCCTGCGCGTGACGTCCGCCAAGGCGAAAGCGCTGTTCACGGCCGAGGACGAGGCCTTCGGGTTCAACCACAGCTACATCGGCGCGAAGATCGTCGGCCGCTGGGGCCTGCCCGACCAGATCCGCGAGGCGGTAGAGTTCCATCACACGCCCGAGAAGGCCACCAACGACGTCCAGTTGACCGAAATCGTCCACCTGGGCAATGTGCTGGTCAACTGGATCCAGATGAAGCTCGGCTTGAAATCAAACTTCTACCCGCTGCGCCCGTACATCCTGGACAAGTTCAACATCCCGACCGAGCGCCTCCGCCAGATCGCCGAGGAGGCCAACGAGATAGTCCAGAGCACGGCCGCGACCTAG
- a CDS encoding tetratricopeptide repeat protein, producing the protein MTRTCRVAALAAAIAIAAGLATIAPAIAGAPAASRAESLVGEGIDLYDDGAFSRAITKLQEALQVEPRNAKGLYYLANAYWRLEDYDRATDAFSRLVKADPKGPFAADARDWLDAQGNFEVIASRIKAQPYSGLTTPRTAGPRGAAMQDGRTRIDPPPGWDRAADEVVKDPSGRESYRLGFKKVLGAEGQAAHLVVEAHHRDATPAPASGRKAVPGLTEIGDRILSDLGIDDYQVTRSRQLDAGQELEIASEKRGGVQGTIRAVWEGGTLLVAVALAPRGTWPAVSRQVAGSVGTLRTSAAPASERKAAAATASVAASPAPARTPSLAVPTMYQRQPGDPTLPPAFYPAPWATPTP; encoded by the coding sequence ATGACCCGTACCTGCCGGGTGGCGGCCCTGGCCGCGGCGATCGCGATCGCCGCCGGCCTGGCGACGATCGCGCCGGCCATCGCCGGAGCGCCGGCGGCCTCCCGCGCCGAATCGCTCGTCGGCGAAGGAATAGACCTGTACGACGACGGCGCGTTTTCCCGCGCCATCACGAAGCTCCAGGAGGCGCTCCAGGTCGAGCCCCGCAACGCCAAGGGCCTGTATTACCTGGCCAACGCCTACTGGCGGCTCGAAGACTACGATCGCGCGACCGACGCCTTCAGTCGCCTGGTGAAGGCCGATCCGAAGGGGCCCTTCGCGGCCGACGCCCGGGACTGGCTCGACGCGCAGGGCAACTTCGAGGTGATCGCCTCCCGCATCAAGGCCCAGCCGTATTCCGGCCTCACCACGCCGCGCACGGCCGGCCCCCGCGGCGCGGCCATGCAGGACGGCCGTACCCGGATCGACCCCCCCCCGGGGTGGGACAGGGCGGCCGACGAGGTGGTCAAGGACCCGTCGGGACGGGAAAGCTACCGCCTGGGCTTCAAGAAGGTGCTGGGCGCCGAGGGCCAGGCCGCGCACCTGGTCGTCGAGGCCCACCACCGGGACGCGACGCCGGCGCCGGCGTCGGGACGGAAGGCGGTGCCGGGCCTGACCGAGATCGGCGACCGCATCCTGAGCGACCTGGGCATCGACGACTACCAGGTCACTCGGTCGCGCCAGCTGGACGCGGGCCAGGAACTCGAGATCGCCTCCGAGAAGCGCGGCGGCGTGCAGGGCACGATCCGCGCGGTCTGGGAAGGCGGGACGCTGCTCGTCGCGGTGGCCCTGGCACCCAGGGGAACCTGGCCGGCGGTGTCGCGGCAGGTCGCCGGGAGCGTCGGCACGTTGCGCACGAGCGCCGCGCCCGCGAGCGAGCGCAAGGCCGCGGCGGCGACGGCGAGCGTGGCGGCCAGTCCCGCGCCGGCTCGCACCCCGAGCCTGGCCGTACCGACGATGTATCAGCGCCAGCCCGGCGACCCGACCCTGCCCCCGGCGTTCTACCCGGCCCCCTGGGCGACGCCGACGCCCTGA
- a CDS encoding ABC transporter permease subunit produces MARKLDAGRVARLSLAHVVLAVASLFSVFPVLWVFSMALDPGSSAQPTTLQILPSRIDFSSFGRVLATPTEVEGLTFAQLFVNSLLISGGTALISVLLGASAAFAFSRFRFRGQRAGLVSFMVLQLFPSVACLAPLYVLLSALHLRTTLAGLAIAYAAGTLPFAIWNLKGYFDTVSPEIEEAALIDGCSYWTAFWRIVLPLAAPAVAVTTLFGFMAGWTEIVLAWTFLEDPRTFTLSMALYAMVGQYGTTKPWSEFAAMAIILSLPVVVTMLFLQRYIVAGLTAGGVKG; encoded by the coding sequence ATGGCGCGCAAGCTCGACGCGGGCCGCGTCGCCCGCCTATCGCTCGCGCACGTCGTGCTCGCGGTGGCGTCCCTCTTCTCGGTCTTCCCCGTGCTCTGGGTCTTCTCGATGGCCCTCGACCCGGGCAGTTCGGCCCAGCCGACCACCCTGCAGATCCTGCCGAGCCGCATCGACTTCTCGAGCTTCGGGCGCGTGCTGGCCACCCCGACCGAGGTCGAGGGCCTCACCTTCGCGCAACTCTTCGTCAACAGCCTGCTGATCTCGGGCGGTACCGCGCTCATCTCGGTGCTGCTCGGGGCGAGCGCGGCGTTCGCCTTTTCACGGTTCCGCTTCCGCGGGCAGCGCGCGGGGCTGGTGAGCTTCATGGTGCTGCAACTCTTCCCGTCCGTGGCGTGCCTGGCGCCGCTGTACGTCCTGCTCTCGGCGCTGCACCTGCGCACGACGCTCGCCGGCCTGGCCATCGCGTACGCCGCGGGCACGCTGCCGTTCGCCATCTGGAACCTCAAGGGCTACTTCGACACCGTCTCCCCGGAAATCGAGGAAGCGGCGCTCATCGACGGTTGCAGCTACTGGACGGCCTTCTGGCGCATCGTCCTGCCCCTGGCCGCGCCCGCGGTGGCCGTGACGACGCTCTTCGGCTTCATGGCGGGCTGGACCGAGATAGTCCTGGCCTGGACCTTCCTCGAGGATCCGCGGACGTTCACGCTGTCGATGGCGCTCTACGCCATGGTCGGCCAGTACGGCACCACCAAGCCGTGGAGCGAATTCGCGGCGATGGCCATCATCCTGTCGCTGCCGGTGGTGGTGACCATGCTGTTCCTGCAGCGCTACATCGTGGCCGGCCTGACGGCGGGCGGAGTGAAGGGCTAG